One window of Thermocoleostomius sinensis A174 genomic DNA carries:
- a CDS encoding FAD-dependent oxidoreductase → MITDNQASLQLESNDALNSSNSQESSAIVIGASIAGLLAARVLLNHFDRVTVLERDRLPDQPERRPGVPQASHVHVLLARGQQILEQLFPGIKAELAELGVPQIDWTANFPWFGIHGWMPRFQSNITSFLASRALLEWLVRQRLSADDRVTIMSACTVKQLLANADRSRITGVVLQRDSVEASIPLFADLVVDASGRNSALPKWLEALGYPAPAKTIVNAFLGYSSRWYERTPDQSRDWAGAVIMANPPVERRGGFLMAVEADRWVLSVGGIADDCPPADEQGFLEFVQSLRHPLLYETIKDATPLSPVQSYRRTENCWRHYEKLKRFPEGIIALGDAVCAFNPIYGQGMTTAALSALLLDQALTQTLPLAANQANRINDRHCFSRVFQMQLARLLQTPWMMATSDDFRWETTEGDEPTYFTRLMHRYMEQVIILSTSDLATYQALIEVIHMLKPPTSLFRPQLLRKVLGQWLRCRTKSKDLSRQRAKQPASASL, encoded by the coding sequence ATGATAACTGATAATCAAGCATCACTTCAATTAGAATCTAATGATGCATTGAACTCTTCAAATTCTCAGGAATCGAGCGCGATTGTCATTGGTGCTAGCATCGCTGGACTATTGGCAGCGCGTGTGTTGCTGAATCACTTCGATCGAGTGACTGTCCTTGAGCGCGATCGGCTTCCCGATCAACCAGAACGACGACCCGGTGTTCCCCAAGCGAGCCATGTGCATGTGCTGTTGGCGCGGGGTCAACAAATTTTAGAACAGTTGTTTCCAGGTATCAAAGCAGAATTAGCCGAGTTGGGCGTTCCACAAATTGATTGGACTGCCAACTTCCCCTGGTTTGGTATTCACGGTTGGATGCCCCGGTTTCAGTCCAACATCACCAGCTTTTTGGCCAGCCGAGCGCTATTGGAGTGGCTGGTGCGTCAGCGTCTAAGTGCAGACGATCGGGTAACTATCATGTCTGCCTGCACGGTGAAACAGCTACTTGCCAATGCCGATCGCAGTCGGATTACTGGGGTCGTGCTGCAACGCGATTCTGTAGAGGCTTCAATCCCGCTGTTTGCGGATCTGGTGGTTGACGCTAGCGGGCGTAACTCCGCCTTACCCAAATGGTTAGAAGCGCTGGGCTATCCTGCACCTGCCAAAACGATCGTGAATGCCTTTTTGGGCTATAGCAGTCGTTGGTATGAACGAACGCCTGATCAGTCTAGGGATTGGGCAGGAGCCGTTATTATGGCTAATCCTCCAGTGGAACGACGTGGCGGTTTCTTGATGGCAGTCGAGGCCGATCGCTGGGTGTTGAGTGTAGGGGGTATTGCAGACGATTGTCCCCCCGCCGATGAGCAGGGCTTTCTTGAATTTGTGCAAAGCTTACGGCATCCGCTGCTGTACGAGACTATCAAAGATGCAACACCACTCTCTCCGGTACAAAGCTATCGACGTACCGAGAATTGTTGGCGGCACTACGAAAAACTAAAGCGGTTTCCGGAGGGAATCATAGCACTGGGAGATGCGGTGTGTGCCTTCAATCCAATTTATGGACAGGGCATGACAACGGCTGCACTCAGTGCCCTGTTGTTAGATCAAGCATTAACCCAAACATTGCCACTAGCAGCAAATCAGGCAAATCGAATCAACGATCGCCATTGCTTTTCTCGAGTGTTTCAAATGCAATTGGCTCGGTTACTGCAAACACCGTGGATGATGGCAACCAGCGATGATTTTCGTTGGGAAACTACAGAAGGCGACGAACCCACCTACTTCACTCGGCTCATGCATCGTTATATGGAGCAGGTAATTATCCTGTCTACGAGCGACCTAGCCACCTACCAAGCCTTAATTGAAGTGATTCATATGCTGAAGCCACCTACCTCTCTATTCCGTCCACAACTTTTGCGGAAAGTGCTAGGACAGTGGCTGCGTTGCAGGACAAAATCCAAAGATTTAAGTCGCCAGCGAGCAAAACAACCCGCATCTGCTTCTTTATAG